CTAGTTCGGTCCGGCTCCCGAGCTGTCCAATGGAGCCGGTCGAATGTGTTTGTAATACATATTCACATATTTAAAATGTCTAGAAGTACCTATAATAATTAAgagtttaaaaaatttatttaaaaaatttatttaaaaaattattttctcgaAATTAAAATTAGTAGTCGATTTGATCCGAGCCGTCTAGGTGGGCGGCTCCACCCCTATAACTAGAAATTGGATAAAAAATCATCGGTTCCAATTTatgaaaccgggaaccggaccaacgACGTTGGGAGCGGATCAAACCAGCCCGTTTGGTCCGGTCACAACTgttctcgacctcgatcgattttttttgcttgtccctaatttttatgaagTTGTCTAGCATACATGTGACTTTCACGTCACATTTCTCTGCTattgtttttgcccaaaaaaaaaaaaaaattagattttctgactttaaaagatgacatggctgTAAACGATGTTGTTTTACTTCAATAGACACTTATGTGAcaattttatgttaaaaaatttgCACGTAATTTGTCAATACACGTAACGGGAAGATTACATTcaacaaattttgaaattccaTAAATTAGATTGCACCAAGAGAAATAGAAACAATACTGAACATTGAAGAACATGAAccactcaaaaaagaaaatcgagcTTAATGAAGGTAGgtgtgaaaaataagaaatttcttTAAATCTTcgtggaggaaaatgaaaaggaaattttagGAATATGCATAAGTAGAGTGATTCGAAATTAGATTTTGAGCAAGGAAGACAAACAATCTTCTCATTTGAGAAATTCCTTGAGATTTAATAAATTGCGGCTGCACAAATAATAGAACCATCTCGTATAATCAGTGAGCGTGAAAATCCGTAACTATTtgatagagaaaaaaagaagagagagaaagcaaggGTATTCAATTATAGGACAGGTTAGTTTCGGATCTAGGATTCGAGATCATCCCGGTTCATGAAATCAAAATCGAGAACCGAGAGGCCTTTATTTTAGAACTAgctgatttttctatttattgtaGAAATTAATAGTTTActataaaaatacaaaatgtaTCTTTAAAACGCATAATCTAGAAAATATGCTCgaaattcaaatctcgataagcccgacaccttttcctttttgaaggTTCAAAACGAGTCTAATTAGCATAGTTTCGATTCACTATCAATTAAATGGAACTCATATTAGACTAGGTTTAATCTTTTAGGAACATGGGATTCTCCTCACCATTCATCAATCCACTCGAGTTCGATCACTCGGGCCTCGGATTTAACCTCTCCAAATCACAGCCAGGCTTTAAATAAGGTTTTTAGCCCGACAATAGGATCCACTCGAGGCCCTCTCGTTGGTGTCAAAAGCATCGGGTCGAGGCTTTAAATAAGGTTTTTagaattcgattgcacttttgtaacaagttttaaatatttgattgcatcttttaaaaaactgagaactcaattgcactttcgtgataaattttaagactttcgaTGCAGTTATTCCCGTCTAATTAGCATGACGGAGTTGGGGGCATGAAGGTAAATTGAAATTTATGGAAATTGTAGAATAATAAAATCtctatttgtttgttttcccgTTTCTTTCTTCAGGTCTGAGCACCAGTTCCGTCCCGTAATTTGATCCTACGTGCTTGCATCGGTCAACTAATCTCTTTCTGTAATTTCTCTCTTGCGACGCAGGTGTGGTTCTTGGGCAGCTCCCAGCCAAGAACTTTATCGTTGATTCTTTGTTGGCAGTGCACCATAATTGTGCCCTGCATAGATTGTTCTTGGGCTTTTGGTGGATCATTTGACACGTGATTGGCAATTCGTATCACACTTGCAGTTGTTCGTGGGAAGCTAAGCTGTTGATCGGTCTTTGCCTTCTTGTTTTCGCAGATTAGTTTTGATATCGAGTGTCCAGCACGGTTGATGGAGAAAAATGTTGGGCATGGGGTTCGCAACTCCGTGGTCAAGCAGGTCGTGGCAGTACTCAGGGGTTGTTCTGCTTTGGTCCCTGGAAATAATGATCAGTTTGATTGATATGTGTTGAATTGCAGAGGGTGAATCCCAAGAGGCTGAGGGATAAGGTTTGTATCGGCTGTGGAGCTGGATTTGGAGGCGACAGGCCTTTCGCGGCGCTCAAGCTGCTGCAGAGAGTGGAAGAGCTGAATTACCTTGTCCTCGAATGCTTAGCGGAACGAACTCTCGCCGAACGCTACCAAGAAATGATGTCCGGTGGCGACGGTTTCGACTCTCGAAGTATGTCATGATTTGCCTTTTGGGTGATGCGGTTTCTGTTTTATAGTGCTGTCGTGACTGTACATATGATGATGCCTTTGGGTATGAACAGGGGTGTACTATTAGTTATCAACATCagtgatttgaaattttgaaacgaTATGCAGTTTCAGAATGGATGGCTTTGCTGTTACCTTTGGCTGTGGAAAGAGGAACTTGCATTATCACCAATATGGGTGCAGGTGAGGCGCATAGAGCACTTGAAATGATTTTAACTTTGACGAAAGTGATCTAATACGTGTGTTTTGTGTCTTTCTCGAAAGTTGATCCAATTGGTGCTCAAGCGAAAGTGCTAGAAGTGGCCAGCGGGCTAGGCCTTCAACTGAAAGTTGCTGTGGCTCATGAGGTTTCATTTGCAGAAGCAGGTGATCAAGGTCAATAGGGATCATTCGGTTTTGATGTTCTATAAGCGGTGTTGGGTAACTTAAGCTTAATTTGATTTTAGTGGTACAACGAATAGCATAGATAAAATTGTATAGTATAAAGGAACAAGGTGTGGCCTTTTAAAAGAttgttttgcctttttttccttgtccaGGGTCCAGAATCTTGCATGAGAGATCAAATACTGCGGAAGGTGTAAGCGACCGATATTCATATTGTGTTTTAGTACTatttaaaagataaatattTCTTGATGATAATAGTGGATTTTTTCATTGGCAAAGTAAATGcagacaaaacaaaaacacatgttgatgatgtaatttttttatgctttagTTTCTTGATCAGCTGAGGGGAAATTGTTGATCAGCAGCttatcttccttttcctttctttaatgCGTTCGTATTGTCTCAGCTTCCTTTCCCATTCTGTGAAGGGTATTAGCACATATCTTGGAGCTGCCCCAATTGTCGAGTGTCTTGAGAAGTACCAACCGGATGTAGTTATTACTTCCAGAGTTGCAGATGCTGCCTTATTTTTGGGTCCAATGGTAAGAAATCATTgtgttttttcctctctttgccTTTGGTGAATGAGATGTTCTTTTCCCGTGTTATATGTtttatgcttctttttctttttccttctgatTTTCAGTCGAGAAGTTTCTGAACTCTTTTCTTCCACGCTTTCATTGTTATGGAGGACTCATGCTACTTGCATTGACTTCTGAACAAAACAATTACTCATTAACTGTGGAAATACCTCGGGATGACTATTGTTGAATCTCTCACAACTAGAACCTGAAGTGAATCCAATTACTCCTCCAAATTCCTTATTGGTGCTACCTTTTACCACTTCTTTGGGTTAATGGAATTTCCTTACGACACCTTAAATCGATTGATACAGCCTTGACCTGCTAATGATGGATTTGATGTTAAAGTAGAGTTCGAGTCACTTAAGAAACACTCAAGCTTTTATACTTCTTTTGGATTAAGAGACCATAGTTAAGACAAAATCGTCACTCCGATTTACTGTGGAAGAACTTGAGATTTTGCAAGCAGATATGTGTAGATGGGAGTGCAGCCTGATCCTCTTTATATAGTAAAAATCACATGGGTGCTGAATCCCTTTATTTTGTCTGATAAGCTTTTCCTCATCCTGTAGTTTTTCCTTGTGAGGAAAGAATTTTGAAAGATCTCAACCTATAAACAGGTGTATGAATTGGGTTGGAACTGGGATGATCTAAATTTATTAGCACAAGGATCTCTGGCTGGTCACCTTTTAGAGTGCGGCTGTCAACTCACTGGAGGATACTTCATGCATCCAGGTATCAGCTGTTTAATCTTCATGTTTAGCATGCCAATTATTCTGGACACTCGAGCTATGAAACATAAAACATATATGGGATTTTTAGGATATTGCATACAATTTACTATTGTCTGATGCAGGTGACAGATATCGCAACATCTCTCTTCCATGTCTTTTAGACCTGTCACTCCCTTATGCCAAAGTTAGTTGTGATGGAGGAGTCTGTGTAGCAAAGGCAGATGGCAGTGGAGGAGTTTTAAACTCCAGTACTTGTGCCCAGCAACTTCTTTATGAGATTGGTGATCCAGCGGCATATGTTACTCCTGATGTGGTTAGTTCTGGTTATTGTCATCCTTGAAGATAAGTATACATTAATCATGGAACAAAGGGGAATACAGAAGTTGACATGTTAATTTTCATCTCAATCAGGTTATAGATCTTCGAGATGTTACATTTCAGCCATTGTCCAACCATGAAGTGAGGTGTCTTGGAGCGAAACCATCTGCGAGATCATTACCTGATCAGCTCCTGCGATTGCTTCCAAAGGTTCAGTCCGCATCTTCGGTGGTGACTCACTGAAATTTAAACTGAGTCTGTAATGATTGTGCTTCTCCTACTATTTCAGTAGCCTTTTCCATTCTATTCTTGCCTTCTCATTCAGAAGATTCGAGTTAATTCTTTAGAGTGTCTAATAGTGTAATAGCATCTCTTGGATCAGCGTATtggtttcattttcttgtttgagTAATGGATTGAACTTGGAGTCCTCAAGATGTTGATTACTTTCCCAACAGTTGATTCATTCGTCTTTCAAAGCAATTTATCTTTGATCCTCTGATGTCTTTTGAGTCTCTGAGGCCTTCTTACTAATACTACTTCTGATGTTCTAGAATTCCAGGATGCTGGGTGGAAAGGATGGGGAGAGATATCCTATGGTGGTTTTGAATGTATCAATCGTGCTAAGTCTGCTGAAATTTTGGTATGTGAGATCTAGTCAGTTTCACTTTTCTAATGAACACAAACATGTGAGTGCTTATTTCAAACAGCCTGTCATTATCTTTCCTCTGGGAGGTAAAGAATTGTATAGATACTATCATTTGAAGTGATTCTTGATGTAGTGAAATGTCTGGCTTCACCATTTTATTCTCAGAGATCCTTTTATTTGCATTATCAGGTCAGATCGTGGTTTGAAGAAGTAGTTCCTGGCCTTAATGACTGCATAGTTTCTTATATTATTGGAGTGGATAGCCTGAAGGCAACAAGCTTGGTCACTGGGTCTTCTGCTTATGAGGCGGTTACAGATATTAGGTTAAGAATGGATGGATTATTTGAGCTGAAAGAACATGCACTCCAGTTTGTGAGAGAGTTCGCTGCATTATACACTAATGGACCTGCTGGAGGCGGTGGTATCTGGTAATATCTTTTCCATCTGGTGTATTATTGCTTGATCCAAAAGATATTTCCACTTAGGGGTTTTGTTTGACTTTAACCAAATGCGAACACATTAAAGCTATTTTTGAGGTGATAATCCATCAACAGAGCTAGttatcagaaaaataaaaataaacggaTGCCAAAAATGGCTGTAGTTTTGTTCTTTCTGTATTCTAGAGCATGCAACTGTGAGAAACTAGGTTTATGGTTCTGTTGTTCAATGAACATGATACACGAGTTTTGAGGATTGATGGTGGGAGGTACCATACAAAATGCTTATAAATGCTTGAAGTTGGCTTTGCTTGTATATCTATGATGATTGTTAGTGTCTAGTCAATCTGGTAAGGATCACACAAAgtcgtgcatttttttttagtgaagtCTATCTGTTACTTGTCTGTTGCCGAGGTGAATAAGTTTGATCATGGGGACTGGTGACTACCGTTGATTTCTGGCATCCAGTCTAAAAAAGAGTTTTCACTGCCTAGCATTTGCTAATGGGGACTGACTTGTGTCAGCAAATCTTCCTCCAATACAGGAAACTTAAAAGAACCAGAAAAAGATTTTCTACACTACGAATGCTGATATTTCCGATACGCTCATTCTATTCTGTCTGCTTCTTTTACAGCACCGGACACAGGAAAGAGATTTACCTTGGGAAGGAACTGGTAAGGAATTGGACTCCCTGACACCAACATGAGCCTTTCGTTGAGACTCCAAGATTGAAATTAGTTCTTCAAACATTTCTGgaaaagtgaattttcactgaGATGCTAAATGACTTGAAAAACTGAGTAAGTAATGATTGAAGTGGTTTGTCACTTCAGGTTGGCCGTGAACATGTGTATTGGAAAGTTGGAGCAAAGCAAAGTATGGAAATGGAGTCAAATGATCGAGTGGCTTGCCTCAATGATTCAATGAGAATCCATGCTGTTCACGGGCCAATTGCTCCACAAATAACAGAGGAAAATGATGATGGGGACTTTGTTTTTAAATCTGATGCTTCTCCTGCCCCTGCTGGAAAGGAGATTCTGCTGTACAAAATAGCACATAGTAGAGCTGGAGACAAAGGAAATGACTTGAACTTCTCCATCATCCCACATTGCCCTACAGATTTCGAGAGGTTAAAGGTGATCATAACACCGGTGTGGGTAAAACGCGCTGTCTCTTCGCTTCTGGATGCCTCCTCATTTCCAGATTCAGATGCCATAGTGAAGAGAGACAGGTGGGTGGATGAGCACGTAAGCGTGGAAGTTTATGAAGTGAGGGGTATATGTTCATTGAACGTCGTGGTCCGGAACATCCTAAATGGTGGCGTCAACTGTTCTCGTAGGATTGACCGCCATGGAAAGACAATATCGGATCTCATATTGTGCCAGAGAGTTGTGTTGCCTCCTCTATCAAGTGTTTGACTAGCTCAGTTGCATCAAACTAATCCTAAATGGCGAATTACCATTGAAACTATAGCTTTCTGCTGTTTTTGGAGTTCAAGGACATCTTCTAATTTCATGAAACTTCTCAGTATTGTCAAGAGAACTGTTCAAGTATATCACGGTGATAGGTTTCTCCATTCTTTGATACAAATCATCATTTTATTCTCAAACATTTTTGTTCATGATATATGCACAAATCACCCAAAACCTTCTCGATTGACTTAGATTTGGGTAATCTCTAATTCTTCTTTCCCAAGTTAAAATTATGTTGATATTTATTGACATGTTTAGCCATTGATTTGCATTTACATTGGTATCTCATCGGTTAATTCTCGAATTTTGGAGCGCTAGTAATTTGAGTTTAGACTATTATTTCCTTCACTAATTTTTTGCTGtgaacaaattattaaaatcatCATAGGTGGTCCACCCAAAAAACAA
This sequence is a window from Rhodamnia argentea isolate NSW1041297 chromosome 3, ASM2092103v1, whole genome shotgun sequence. Protein-coding genes within it:
- the LOC115743186 gene encoding uncharacterized protein LOC115743186 isoform X1 codes for the protein MEKNVGHGVRNSVVKQRVNPKRLRDKVCIGCGAGFGGDRPFAALKLLQRVEELNYLVLECLAERTLAERYQEMMSGGDGFDSRISEWMALLLPLAVERGTCIITNMGAVDPIGAQAKVLEVASGLGLQLKVAVAHEVSFAEAGDQGSRILHERSNTAEGGISTYLGAAPIVECLEKYQPDVVITSRVADAALFLGPMVYELGWNWDDLNLLAQGSLAGHLLECGCQLTGGYFMHPGDRYRNISLPCLLDLSLPYAKVSCDGGVCVAKADGSGGVLNSSTCAQQLLYEIGDPAAYVTPDVVIDLRDVTFQPLSNHEVRCLGAKPSARSLPDQLLRLLPKDAGWKGWGEISYGGFECINRAKSAEILVRSWFEEVVPGLNDCIVSYIIGVDSLKATSLVTGSSAYEAVTDIRLRMDGLFELKEHALQFVREFAALYTNGPAGGGGICTGHRKEIYLGKELVGREHVYWKVGAKQSMEMESNDRVACLNDSMRIHAVHGPIAPQITEENDDGDFVFKSDASPAPAGKEILLYKIAHSRAGDKGNDLNFSIIPHCPTDFERLKVIITPVWVKRAVSSLLDASSFPDSDAIVKRDRWVDEHVSVEVYEVRGICSLNVVVRNILNGGVNCSRRIDRHGKTISDLILCQRVVLPPLSSV
- the LOC115743186 gene encoding uncharacterized protein LOC115743186 isoform X3 translates to MEKNVGHGVRNSVVKQRVNPKRLRDKVCIGCGAGFGGDRPFAALKLLQRVEELNYLVLECLAERTLAERYQEMMSGGDGFDSRISEWMALLLPLAVERGTCIITNMGAVDPIGAQAKVLEVASGLGLQLKVAVAHEVSFAEQGPESCMRDQILRKGISTYLGAAPIVECLEKYQPDVVITSRVADAALFLGPMVYELGWNWDDLNLLAQGSLAGHLLECGCQLTGGYFMHPGDRYRNISLPCLLDLSLPYAKVSCDGGVCVAKADGSGGVLNSSTCAQQLLYEIGDPAAYVTPDVVIDLRDVTFQPLSNHEVRCLGAKPSARSLPDQLLRLLPKDAGWKGWGEISYGGFECINRAKSAEILVRSWFEEVVPGLNDCIVSYIIGVDSLKATSLVTGSSAYEAVTDIRLRMDGLFELKEHALQFVREFAALYTNGPAGGGGICTGHRKEIYLGKELVGREHVYWKVGAKQSMEMESNDRVACLNDSMRIHAVHGPIAPQITEENDDGDFVFKSDASPAPAGKEILLYKIAHSRAGDKGNDLNFSIIPHCPTDFERLKVIITPVWVKRAVSSLLDASSFPDSDAIVKRDRWVDEHVSVEVYEVRGICSLNVVVRNILNGGVNCSRRIDRHGKTISDLILCQRVVLPPLSSV
- the LOC115743186 gene encoding uncharacterized protein LOC115743186 isoform X2; amino-acid sequence: MEKNVGHGVRNSVVKQRVNPKRLRDKVCIGCGAGFGGDRPFAALKLLQRVEELNYLVLECLAERTLAERYQEMMSGGDGFDSRISEWMALLLPLAVERGTCIITNMGAVDPIGAQAKVLEVASGLGLQLKVAVAHEVSFAEAGSRILHERSNTAEGGISTYLGAAPIVECLEKYQPDVVITSRVADAALFLGPMVYELGWNWDDLNLLAQGSLAGHLLECGCQLTGGYFMHPGDRYRNISLPCLLDLSLPYAKVSCDGGVCVAKADGSGGVLNSSTCAQQLLYEIGDPAAYVTPDVVIDLRDVTFQPLSNHEVRCLGAKPSARSLPDQLLRLLPKDAGWKGWGEISYGGFECINRAKSAEILVRSWFEEVVPGLNDCIVSYIIGVDSLKATSLVTGSSAYEAVTDIRLRMDGLFELKEHALQFVREFAALYTNGPAGGGGICTGHRKEIYLGKELVGREHVYWKVGAKQSMEMESNDRVACLNDSMRIHAVHGPIAPQITEENDDGDFVFKSDASPAPAGKEILLYKIAHSRAGDKGNDLNFSIIPHCPTDFERLKVIITPVWVKRAVSSLLDASSFPDSDAIVKRDRWVDEHVSVEVYEVRGICSLNVVVRNILNGGVNCSRRIDRHGKTISDLILCQRVVLPPLSSV
- the LOC115743186 gene encoding uncharacterized protein LOC115743186 isoform X4, whose protein sequence is MRFHLQKQVIKVNRDHSVLMFYKRCWGPESCMRDQILRKGISTYLGAAPIVECLEKYQPDVVITSRVADAALFLGPMVYELGWNWDDLNLLAQGSLAGHLLECGCQLTGGYFMHPGDRYRNISLPCLLDLSLPYAKVSCDGGVCVAKADGSGGVLNSSTCAQQLLYEIGDPAAYVTPDVVIDLRDVTFQPLSNHEVRCLGAKPSARSLPDQLLRLLPKDAGWKGWGEISYGGFECINRAKSAEILVRSWFEEVVPGLNDCIVSYIIGVDSLKATSLVTGSSAYEAVTDIRLRMDGLFELKEHALQFVREFAALYTNGPAGGGGICTGHRKEIYLGKELVGREHVYWKVGAKQSMEMESNDRVACLNDSMRIHAVHGPIAPQITEENDDGDFVFKSDASPAPAGKEILLYKIAHSRAGDKGNDLNFSIIPHCPTDFERLKVIITPVWVKRAVSSLLDASSFPDSDAIVKRDRWVDEHVSVEVYEVRGICSLNVVVRNILNGGVNCSRRIDRHGKTISDLILCQRVVLPPLSSV